The Mytilus galloprovincialis chromosome 3, xbMytGall1.hap1.1, whole genome shotgun sequence genomic interval TCAAAGACTTGAAAAAAACTTCAACTAAAGTTCATAATGCAGATTACCAATTTAATAATactcaaaacaaaatattctttgGAATATTGTTTATGCattaaaacagaataaaatgaaaataattgatattaaagATGATGATTATGAAAAAAAAGGCTGAATTGCCACCCTCTTGTGTGAAAACAGAACAATTATGTGTTCTAAAAAACCAGATATATTCATGGggtaataaaaatatacatgtataacatctATAATTCAACCAGTCTTTATATAATCCTAACTAATcttaaaaaataattctgatccttttaaggaatgactgtaatattttttctgtctatgaagaaataacataaaaaatttggtgcacactgaataacgcgcgtagtgggttatttaacagtgtgcaccacattttttatgttatttcgaatagacagaaaaaatgttacagtcatttcttataatttaattctaaattccattttaaaccgtagaaaaccatgaaaaaacgttgatgacgtcacggtcacatgactaaattatgtctatgggctcataacaaaataacgtcagccaatcagaagacgcgttacatccaaaattaaattattaagatttaaactttaaaacagGACTTGATTATTTAATCTTACCTCTTCATAACCGTCTAGATTGTTGAACTGTTTAAAATCAAACACATTTCCTTCAATAGCTAATAATGCTATTTGTGAATGTTTCATAATCTGTGGTGTAAATGCTGAGATTTCTAAACAGTTTTCTTCTAATCGTAACACTTTTAATCGTGGACATTTGGCAACACTTTCAGGTAAAACAGATACCTACAAttaatatcataaatattataaacaagtACACCTACAGAGTGAAAGAACACAAATTTTAAAGGTGAGTCCTACAAAAAATCATCAGTTTAATACtgaataacaacaattttttccaaagtttcaattgaaaataaaaaaaaacaaaaaaagtgtcTCTATAAGATACAGAGATTACCCCACCCCATCCTGGGTTATTCCCCCTCCCCACACTTGTAAATATAAGGCATACATTTCTTAACCATTctccagaattcaaaattattccagattTGAATTATTCCGTTTTAGTGCTGGTAAAAGTAAGCTAGCCTCAAATGGTACATATATTTAACCAATTAACTCATTCAGGCTTCCAGACACATAAATTTACaactaaattttttttctttttcatgaaattttattttaacaagtaCACATGCATTAAAAAGATATTGTTACTAACCTGGTTTTGGTTAAGATTAATTTCTATAGCCTGACACGATGAAACACTTTCTGGAATGGTTGTAATTCCATTTCGTGACAGATTTAAAGCATCGAGCTGCCTTAGTTTACTAAGGTCAGCAGGGAACACTTTTATATGGTTACCAGATAGGTTTACTGTTCTTAGATTGGTCAGATTACATAAAGAGGAAGGTACTGATGTTATGTGGTTGTTTTCTAAAGATAATGTTTCAAGCTTCTTTAAATTTCCTATTTCTGCTGGTAGGctttctgaaaaaagaaaaaaattaacaataacattgatactttcaaataatttcaacaatttactTCTATGACATTGTCACATGTTTTAACAAAACTGCAATTATACATTGTGGAAGAATTCATAAATCctgttttgttcattttgtttgctatcattgtttttttttcagattcatGTACCTAAATAGTCTGCTAACCttatttttactttctttttgtgAAAAGATGATAAAATGTTAATATGTATTAGCCAGCATACATTACACAACATGATGTGGGGTGTCcatttggctgtgcaggatgttaAAGATCAGAATACAAAAGTTTAATCAGATACCTTATGTAAAGTGTATGCCACACACTTCACATGTTAACAACCGTTGttattgcaacaactctttgaggggtcagTATGTGGCCTGATGCCAAATTTCTGTCTGTATCCAATCTATCCTCAATTTCCAGGCAGTCCAAACCtcaatttatttattgttaacttgttctggTCCTAAACATGCAGTAAATATTTCCAACTAGAtgtttagcaaccaacaatcaatcaattaataagAATACTGGAACTTACTGCTTGGTTTGTCTTATACAGACACAACACTTACCTAATTTGTTGTTATTTAGTATCAAACTCTTTAGAGAAGTAAAATTGCCTATTTGCTGTGGCAGCCCATGTAGtttattttcagacaaatcaaGTGTTCTCAAGTTTTTAGCTAGTTGGTATAAATCTTCAGGaaactgaaaacaaaaatataaattaatcctGCTTCTGAACACAAAATTCTATATGTTATTAAACCTTTTATGTAAGTCCATGTACATTTGTAACATAATGctcaaaaaatgtttttcaatatataGTTGCAaataaactaaatttcaattaatCTAGCCATCTAACAAGACTGTACGGTGAGTCCTAAGTGTTAAGTGCTTCTGTGGAAGTTTAGAGTAAAAATAACACATTAATAATGACCAGTTAAGGGGAGGTTAAGGTGCCCACAAACATGTTTACCCTGCCACACAGGTTGTGGCTTTCCTGAGTCAGGTGAATGTATTATCCCCTTACTTTTCAACAtctttattattgatatttttgctaAAATTTCCTCTAACAAATGTAAATTTGCTGATAATAGGACAATCTGGAAAAAAGGCAAAGACAAACATGAATTAGTGAAGGAGTTACAACAAGATATTAACTCTATCAATGTATGGTCAACAAAATGGAGAATAAACCTcagtatagaaaaaaaaagaattttgtgtATTTTCCAGAAATGGTATGACAAAGGAGGACATCAAGATAATGTTACAAGGAAAGGAATTAAAATACAATCTCAACCCCAAAATTTAAGGCCTTACTTTAGATGAAAAATGTAACTTCAATAAACACATAGTCACTGTTGAGCAAAAAGCACAAAAATCCTTAGCAGCTTAGGGATAATCAGAAACATCAAGGGAATAGCAAAGGTATCTacaaaaattttaatacaaatatatcaaaGTATAGTGCTGTCTACAATGTTATATGCTAGCAGTGTATGGCAAATCAACAACAACaagcatataaataaattaaatgccATTCAAAGAAAAGGACTAGCATTATGtctcaaccaaccaaccaacaactGCTAGTATAGAAACTTTGGAATTAGCAGCAGAAATTCTTCCACTGGACCTCAAAAGAGAAGAAAACGGTATAAgacaaattgcaaaaataaaatcttATAGAAACTATCTCTATTTAACAAATTTTTGAAGATtggaaaaatataaatgaacctGAAAAAATAATCTCACTAATTGGAAGAATGGTATTACAGTCTGAAGACATGAAGAGGTCAACAGAAATTGATTCTGATGGTATAGAGTCTGAATTTGAATTCCGAGGATTAGCAGCCTCAAAATCACCACCAGAGTATTGGAAAAATCTCAGAAGCTCAAAGTCTAGATCAGAGGAACAAGCTTTTCAGGGAAAGACtattattttggaaaaaatacatcaactaaaaaaaaatacaacaatagcTTTCACTGATGGCTCCTGCAGAGGAAACCCAGGTCCATGCGGGGCTGGGGCAGCTATTTTAATACCAAACAGTACAGAACATGTGGAGTTAACACAGCCAGTTTCTAATAGAGGATCTATTTTATTAGGGGAATTAATTAGTAGCTATCAAGCTGGTAATAGATTTTCTTATAATTCCAAACAACAGAAAAAACACAGAATCCATAAAAATTTTCTCAGACAGCCAATCAGCAATTGGAATTCTAACTTTTAATTTGATATCGGATAATTACGACAAAACTATTCATGATATTAAAATCGGTATTTTGGCACTAAAATCTGATGGAATCATTGTTTCCATTGAATGAAATACAAGATAATGAATAGCAGACCAACTAGCTA includes:
- the LOC143068917 gene encoding leucine-rich repeat-containing protein 57-like, whose protein sequence is MGNSPVKQHIDTAQKTGACQLSKLGIKEFPEDLYQLAKNLRTLDLSENKLHGLPQQIGNFTSLKSLILNNNKLESLPAEIGNLKKLETLSLENNHITSVPSSLCNLTNLRTVNLSGNHIKVFPADLSKLRQLDALNLSRNGITTIPESVSSCQAIEINLNQNQVSVLPESVAKCPRLKVLRLEENCLEISAFTPQIMKHSQIALLAIEGNVFDFKQFNNLDGYEEYMERFTATKKKFN